The Burkholderia mallei ATCC 23344 genome has a window encoding:
- a CDS encoding COG4315 family predicted lipoprotein — protein MRTADVACALAVGFASAAALADAPAMPSGGMLVAANGMTLYTFDKDAPNAGKSLCNGPCAANWPPYKASATDRPAGGYTIIKRDDGTLQWAYQGKPLYFFAKDAAKGDKKGDGFKDVWHAVKE, from the coding sequence ATGAGAACCGCTGATGTCGCATGCGCGCTCGCCGTCGGATTCGCGTCGGCCGCCGCGCTCGCCGATGCGCCCGCGATGCCGAGCGGCGGCATGCTGGTCGCCGCCAACGGCATGACGCTGTACACGTTCGACAAGGACGCCCCGAATGCGGGCAAGAGCCTCTGCAACGGCCCGTGCGCGGCGAACTGGCCGCCCTACAAGGCAAGCGCGACCGACCGGCCGGCGGGCGGCTACACGATCATCAAGCGCGACGACGGCACGCTGCAGTGGGCGTACCAGGGCAAGCCGCTCTACTTCTTCGCGAAAGACGCCGCGAAGGGCGACAAGAAGGGCGACGGCTTCAAGGATGTCTGGCACGCGGTGAAGGAATAG
- a CDS encoding helix-turn-helix transcriptional regulator, producing MHQAFGRALDHLGEPRFWRLLILFLNEMVPFDNALATALGRDGAPVVLDEYDTGGASGPSPVPLYLNGLYLLDPFLQAAHDGLADGCYRLEEVAPDLFRQSEYFLSYFRDAVGEDELQIIVRTRPDEMLSLSLGAHARFDTDTLGRLAACSPWLLAAIRQHRRLQGDASRARASDDLAERVERALASFGAPLLTEREMAIARLVLRGNSSKAIAERLAISPETVKVHRRHLYSKLGISSQPELFSLFLQALGHDAPR from the coding sequence ATGCATCAAGCGTTCGGACGCGCGCTCGATCATCTCGGCGAGCCGCGCTTCTGGCGCTTGCTGATCCTGTTTCTCAACGAGATGGTGCCGTTCGACAACGCGCTCGCGACCGCGCTCGGCCGCGACGGCGCGCCCGTCGTGCTCGACGAATACGACACGGGCGGCGCGAGCGGGCCGTCGCCCGTGCCGCTGTACCTGAACGGGCTCTACCTGCTCGATCCGTTCCTGCAGGCCGCGCACGACGGCCTTGCCGACGGCTGCTACCGGCTCGAGGAAGTCGCGCCCGATCTGTTCCGGCAGAGCGAATATTTCCTCAGTTATTTTCGCGACGCGGTGGGCGAGGACGAATTGCAGATCATCGTGCGCACGCGACCGGACGAGATGCTGTCGCTGTCGCTCGGCGCGCACGCGCGCTTCGACACCGACACGCTCGGCCGCCTGGCCGCCTGCTCGCCGTGGCTGCTCGCGGCGATCCGCCAGCACCGGCGGCTGCAGGGCGACGCATCGCGCGCGCGGGCGAGCGACGATCTCGCCGAGCGCGTCGAGCGCGCGCTCGCGAGCTTCGGCGCGCCGTTGCTGACCGAGCGCGAGATGGCGATCGCGCGGCTCGTGCTGCGCGGCAACTCGTCGAAGGCGATCGCCGAGCGGCTTGCGATCTCGCCCGAGACCGTCAAGGTGCATCGGCGGCACTTGTATTCGAAGCTCGGCATCTCGTCGCAGCCGGAACTATTCTCGCTGTTCCTGCAGGCGCTCGGGCACGACGCGCCGCGCTGA
- a CDS encoding APC family permease translates to MAIISESSSAAAAAAPGGARAPDTLARSLNVRDVVMITVSGVTPASSIFVIAPFAIQQAGSGAVMSFVLGGLLAFAFALCYAELSAAHRSAGGEYVMVKRVFGALPGYLTFVAVLAVNVFIPAVLASGAAPYLNAALGTQLGNQSVALAIVLASYALGILNIRTNAWITGAFLVIEILVLALIAYLGFSEPHRSPLALVHPVVANGAALVPATLAAIMPAVGTAIFCYNGFGAAVFLAEDLEGGNRDIAKAVICSLAVILVVELVPLTAIVLGAPSFVELAKSADPIGYVVRALSNPGVSRVVSGGIFLSVFNAIIAIVIMVGRFLYSSGRHALWSHACNGAFTRIHPRLESPWIATLTLAVPSTLLVFVLSLDALTAFTVDLLLLVYLAVGVAALASRVMRRDVDHHYRMPWWPLPPIVAIAGAGYTLYTTIAAATKPTDLYIIAGLAAVSLAAYARWARRSAAFREL, encoded by the coding sequence ATGGCGATCATATCGGAGTCTTCGAGCGCGGCGGCGGCCGCCGCACCGGGCGGCGCGCGCGCGCCGGACACGCTCGCGCGTTCGCTCAACGTGCGCGATGTGGTGATGATCACGGTGTCGGGCGTGACGCCCGCGAGCTCGATTTTCGTGATCGCGCCGTTCGCGATCCAGCAGGCGGGCAGCGGCGCGGTGATGTCGTTCGTGCTCGGCGGGCTGCTCGCGTTCGCGTTCGCGCTCTGCTATGCGGAACTGAGCGCCGCGCACCGCAGCGCGGGCGGCGAGTACGTGATGGTCAAGCGCGTGTTCGGTGCGCTGCCCGGGTATCTGACGTTCGTCGCGGTGCTCGCCGTCAACGTGTTCATTCCGGCCGTGCTCGCGAGCGGCGCCGCGCCTTACCTGAACGCGGCGCTCGGCACGCAGCTCGGCAATCAGTCCGTGGCGCTCGCGATCGTGCTCGCGAGCTATGCGTTGGGTATCCTGAACATTCGCACGAACGCGTGGATCACCGGCGCGTTTCTCGTGATCGAGATCCTCGTGCTCGCGCTGATCGCCTATCTCGGCTTCTCCGAGCCGCATCGCTCGCCGCTCGCGCTCGTGCATCCCGTCGTCGCGAACGGCGCGGCGCTCGTGCCCGCGACGCTCGCCGCGATCATGCCGGCCGTCGGCACGGCGATCTTCTGTTACAACGGCTTCGGCGCGGCCGTGTTTCTCGCCGAGGATCTCGAAGGCGGCAATCGCGACATCGCGAAGGCGGTGATCTGCTCGCTCGCGGTGATCCTCGTCGTCGAGCTCGTGCCGCTCACCGCGATCGTGCTCGGCGCGCCGTCGTTCGTCGAGCTCGCGAAGAGCGCCGATCCGATCGGCTATGTCGTGCGCGCGCTCAGCAATCCGGGTGTGTCGCGCGTCGTGAGCGGCGGCATCTTCCTGTCCGTGTTCAATGCGATCATCGCGATCGTCATCATGGTCGGGCGCTTCCTGTACAGCAGCGGGCGCCATGCGTTGTGGTCGCATGCGTGCAACGGCGCGTTCACGCGCATTCATCCGCGCCTCGAATCGCCATGGATCGCGACGCTCACGCTCGCGGTGCCGTCGACGCTGCTCGTGTTCGTGTTGAGCCTCGACGCGCTGACCGCGTTCACCGTCGATCTGCTGCTGCTCGTCTATCTCGCCGTCGGCGTCGCGGCGCTCGCGAGCCGCGTGATGCGGCGCGACGTCGATCATCATTACCGGATGCCGTGGTGGCCGCTGCCGCCCATTGTCGCGATCGCGGGCGCCGGGTATACGCTGTACACGACGATCGCCGCCGCGACGAAGCCGACCGACCTGTACATCATCGCCGGGCTCGCGGCTGTCTCGCTCGCGGCCTACGCGCGCTGGGCGCGCCGCAGCGCGGCGTTTCGCGAACTCTGA
- a CDS encoding P1 family peptidase: MRTRDLGIRIGRGKPGRLNAITDVAGVRVGHHTVHVEAGDASAHTGVTVIEPRAARARDEPCFAGVHVLNGNGDATGLEWIREAGLLTTPIAYTNTHSVGIVRDALVAAERAQGGAREREHVYWCMPVVMETFDGLLNDIWGQHVCVGHVAQALAAARSDPVAEGCVGGGTGMICHEFKGGIGTASRVVAEAAGGWTVGALVQANYGQRAALRVAGYPVGEVLRDAHSPFDEAGGAGEPGMGSIVVTLATDAPLLPHQCTRLAQRASVGLARVGGGTDNSSGDIFVAFATGNTGLPIVSYGRPGPTTVGVRMVADAHISALFDAAVEAVEEAIVNALVAATDLAARGVRVEALGAARLVDALRETGWRPRAGDAQL, encoded by the coding sequence ATGCGCACACGAGATCTGGGCATTCGCATCGGCCGCGGCAAGCCGGGGCGCCTGAACGCCATCACCGACGTCGCCGGCGTGCGGGTCGGGCACCACACGGTGCACGTCGAGGCGGGCGACGCGTCGGCGCACACCGGCGTGACGGTGATCGAGCCGCGCGCCGCGCGCGCGCGCGACGAGCCGTGCTTCGCGGGCGTTCACGTGCTCAACGGCAACGGCGACGCGACCGGGCTCGAATGGATTCGCGAGGCGGGGCTGCTGACGACGCCGATCGCCTATACGAACACGCACAGCGTCGGCATCGTGCGCGATGCGCTCGTCGCCGCCGAGCGCGCGCAGGGCGGCGCGCGCGAGCGCGAGCACGTGTACTGGTGCATGCCGGTCGTGATGGAGACGTTCGACGGACTCCTGAACGACATCTGGGGGCAGCACGTGTGCGTCGGGCACGTCGCGCAGGCGCTCGCCGCCGCGCGTTCGGACCCGGTCGCGGAAGGCTGCGTCGGCGGCGGCACCGGCATGATCTGCCACGAGTTCAAGGGCGGCATCGGCACCGCGTCGCGCGTCGTCGCCGAAGCGGCGGGCGGCTGGACGGTCGGCGCGCTCGTGCAGGCGAACTACGGGCAGCGCGCGGCGCTGCGCGTCGCGGGCTACCCGGTCGGCGAAGTGCTGCGCGACGCGCACTCGCCGTTCGACGAGGCGGGCGGGGCGGGCGAGCCCGGCATGGGCTCGATCGTCGTGACGCTCGCGACCGACGCGCCGCTGCTGCCGCATCAATGCACGCGGCTCGCGCAGCGCGCGAGCGTCGGGCTCGCGCGCGTCGGCGGCGGCACCGACAATTCGAGCGGCGACATTTTCGTGGCGTTCGCAACCGGCAATACCGGGCTGCCGATCGTGAGCTATGGCCGGCCGGGCCCGACGACGGTCGGCGTGCGGATGGTCGCCGACGCGCACATCTCCGCCCTGTTCGACGCGGCGGTGGAAGCGGTCGAGGAGGCGATCGTCAACGCGCTCGTCGCGGCGACCGATCTCGCGGCGCGCGGCGTGCGCGTCGAGGCGCTCGGCGCCGCGCGGCTCGTCGATGCGTTGCGCGAGACCGGCTGGCGCCCGCGCGCGGGCGACGCTCAGCTATAG
- a CDS encoding lipoprotein — MQRCLAHPARLLAATLLCVALAACGADDTNDSAAPPPARPNPTPDAPASTPAAAPTYYQTKTPYRPQQDASRYEAPPAGYAPVYTEMLARHGSRGLSGFKYDGAIYDMLQKADAEGALTPLGRQLKADTFAMMKANALLGYGVAGISTPGYGNLTQAGIREHQQLAARLLQRLPALFDTVAGTTGGAARKIVVVHSGQDRAVDSSAYFSGALVAARPALAPAITSPSAIAGYPQGAPVAQAVGANRFLLYFHALKPSVDLVVSTDDPYYATYRDSLAYQAYGGSAAVAAKLDAIMRAPRTSQVAQTVLAALVTPGFAAKLGTAGYTFSNTGTYTFASADAKFAHTLKGDGKTTIKSAADAANVLYNLLQVAPAMTAETAGVTMERYIAAPQAEYLAYLQDAEDFYEKGPGIAETNPITYRMAQALVDDFFAEIDAIAHGDLTNAAKLRFTHAEVVIPFASILKLKDVFAPVPQAQTYTYANNPWRGETVAPMAANLQWDVYRNGARLIVKMLYNERETDFQPACDGARIAPGSRFYDYAGLRRCHGYS; from the coding sequence ATGCAACGCTGTCTCGCCCACCCCGCCCGCCTCCTCGCTGCGACGCTGCTGTGCGTCGCGCTCGCCGCCTGCGGCGCCGACGACACGAACGACAGCGCCGCGCCGCCGCCCGCCCGGCCGAACCCGACGCCCGACGCCCCCGCGTCGACACCCGCCGCCGCGCCCACCTACTACCAGACGAAAACGCCTTATCGGCCGCAGCAGGATGCTTCGCGCTACGAAGCACCGCCCGCGGGCTATGCGCCCGTCTATACCGAAATGCTCGCGCGCCACGGCTCGCGCGGGCTGTCCGGCTTCAAGTACGACGGCGCGATCTACGACATGCTGCAAAAGGCGGACGCCGAAGGCGCGCTCACGCCGCTCGGCCGGCAACTGAAGGCCGACACGTTCGCGATGATGAAGGCGAACGCGCTGCTCGGCTACGGCGTCGCGGGCATCTCGACGCCCGGCTACGGCAATCTCACGCAGGCGGGCATTCGCGAACATCAGCAGCTCGCCGCGCGGCTGCTGCAGCGGCTGCCGGCACTGTTCGACACGGTCGCGGGCACGACGGGCGGCGCGGCGCGCAAGATCGTCGTCGTGCATTCCGGGCAGGATCGCGCGGTCGACAGCTCAGCCTACTTCTCGGGCGCGCTCGTCGCCGCGCGCCCCGCGCTCGCGCCGGCGATCACGTCGCCGAGCGCGATCGCCGGCTATCCGCAAGGCGCGCCCGTCGCGCAGGCGGTGGGCGCCAACCGCTTCCTGCTGTACTTCCATGCGCTGAAGCCTTCGGTCGACCTCGTCGTGTCGACAGACGATCCGTATTACGCGACCTATCGCGACAGCCTCGCGTACCAGGCCTACGGCGGCAGCGCCGCCGTCGCCGCGAAGCTCGATGCGATCATGCGGGCGCCGCGAACGTCGCAGGTCGCGCAAACGGTGCTCGCCGCGCTCGTGACGCCGGGTTTCGCGGCGAAGCTCGGCACGGCGGGCTACACATTCTCGAACACGGGCACGTACACGTTCGCGTCGGCGGACGCGAAGTTCGCCCATACGCTCAAGGGCGACGGCAAGACCACGATCAAGTCCGCCGCCGACGCCGCGAACGTGCTGTACAACCTGCTGCAGGTCGCGCCCGCGATGACGGCCGAGACGGCCGGCGTCACGATGGAGCGCTACATCGCCGCGCCGCAGGCCGAGTATCTCGCGTATCTTCAGGACGCCGAGGATTTCTACGAAAAAGGCCCGGGTATCGCCGAGACGAACCCCATCACCTACCGGATGGCGCAGGCGCTCGTCGACGATTTCTTCGCCGAGATCGACGCGATCGCGCACGGCGATCTGACCAATGCGGCGAAGCTGCGCTTCACGCATGCCGAAGTGGTGATTCCGTTCGCATCGATCCTGAAGCTGAAAGACGTGTTCGCGCCCGTGCCGCAAGCGCAGACGTACACGTACGCGAACAATCCGTGGCGCGGCGAGACGGTGGCGCCGATGGCCGCGAACCTGCAATGGGACGTCTACCGCAACGGCGCGCGGCTCATCGTGAAGATGCTGTACAACGAGCGCGAGACCGATTTCCAGCCCGCGTGCGACGGCGCGCGCATCGCGCCCGGCAGCCGCTTCTACGACTACGCGGGCCTCAGACGCTGCCACGGCTATAGCTGA
- a CDS encoding FUSC family protein, with protein MKHEPALQRFPIDPHRWQERLRSTGRLARDWAGRDGLVWLHLAKTVAAALLAMGIAMLLDLSQPRIAMTTVFVLMQPMSGMVLAKSFYRVVGTGVGLVAALALGGLFAQQPELYMAGITLWVAGCIAAAVRNRHFRWYGYVLAGYTAALIGLPAVMAPNTLFLSALTRAAEVAVGIFCSGAVSALVLPLSSSDALMRTLSARHADFVAFAASTTAGAVERGEFERRFADFVDGIVGFEATRAFATFEDPYIRARSRRLARLNSEFMNACARLHAFHQLLRRLRANHAAEVLTAIAPHVDALSGVLYALRADLARPRARSAPSPSPSPSPALVALSAYLAALPKRARASRRGLETLAPAGVLDFDTAIELLYRFVDEFLGYAETHASLALDSHVLERSVTRYAVKTNRYFVGFTFLRTLVAMGAMSAFWIASEWSSGSLAVIGTAIACALSSTAPRASRFVAQMAAGAALATLTGYLYVCRVYPNIDGFPLLCAALAPVLAAGAYLATRPGKSGYGIGFVVFFCLLAGPDNVIVYAPDVLINNGLALVVSMLAASIAFAVVFPAEMPWLTGRIARDLRRQIALACDGPLQGLDQRFQSSSHDLMSQLRNLLMKRSRRHRDALRWMLATLEIGHAVIDLRREMQAFTAAQPAQALRWRALIDAVREALPRLFETPDAHRLARALKSVNLAIRAVRHTQHLWYAVPDERRRMQRIVSCLHFIRSALIDQDAPFNRGSRARERVRARRM; from the coding sequence ATGAAGCACGAGCCCGCGCTACAGCGATTCCCCATCGACCCGCACCGATGGCAGGAGCGGCTGCGAAGCACCGGCAGGCTCGCGCGCGACTGGGCGGGCCGCGACGGCCTCGTCTGGCTGCATCTCGCGAAAACGGTGGCCGCCGCGCTGCTCGCGATGGGCATCGCGATGCTGCTCGATCTATCGCAGCCGCGCATCGCGATGACGACCGTGTTCGTGCTGATGCAGCCGATGAGCGGGATGGTGCTCGCGAAGAGTTTCTACCGCGTCGTCGGCACGGGCGTCGGGCTCGTGGCGGCGCTCGCGCTCGGCGGCCTGTTCGCGCAGCAGCCGGAGCTATACATGGCGGGCATCACGCTGTGGGTCGCGGGCTGCATCGCGGCGGCCGTGCGCAACCGGCACTTTCGCTGGTACGGCTACGTGCTCGCCGGCTACACCGCCGCGCTGATCGGCCTGCCCGCGGTGATGGCGCCGAACACGCTGTTTCTGTCGGCGCTCACGCGCGCGGCCGAAGTCGCGGTCGGCATCTTCTGCTCGGGCGCCGTCAGCGCGCTCGTGCTTCCGCTCAGCTCGAGCGATGCGCTGATGCGCACGCTGAGCGCGCGGCACGCCGATTTCGTCGCGTTCGCGGCGAGCACGACGGCGGGCGCGGTCGAGCGCGGCGAGTTCGAGCGGCGCTTCGCCGACTTCGTCGACGGCATCGTCGGCTTCGAGGCGACGCGCGCGTTCGCGACCTTCGAGGATCCGTACATCCGCGCGCGCAGCCGCCGGCTCGCGCGGCTGAACAGCGAGTTCATGAACGCATGCGCGCGCCTCCATGCATTCCATCAGTTGCTCAGGCGCCTGCGCGCGAATCATGCGGCCGAGGTGCTCACGGCGATCGCCCCGCATGTCGATGCGCTGTCGGGCGTGCTGTACGCGCTGCGCGCCGATCTCGCGCGGCCACGCGCGCGATCGGCGCCGTCGCCGTCGCCGTCGCCTTCGCCTGCGCTCGTCGCGCTGAGTGCGTATCTGGCCGCGCTGCCCAAGCGCGCGCGCGCATCGCGCCGCGGGCTCGAGACGCTCGCACCCGCCGGCGTGCTCGACTTCGATACCGCGATCGAGCTGCTCTACCGCTTCGTCGACGAATTCCTCGGCTACGCGGAAACGCACGCGTCGCTCGCGCTCGACAGTCACGTGCTCGAACGTTCGGTCACGCGGTATGCGGTGAAGACCAACCGCTACTTCGTCGGCTTCACGTTCCTGCGCACGCTCGTCGCGATGGGTGCGATGAGCGCGTTCTGGATCGCGTCCGAATGGTCGAGCGGCTCGCTCGCCGTGATCGGCACCGCGATCGCGTGCGCGCTCAGCTCGACCGCGCCGCGCGCGAGCCGCTTCGTCGCGCAGATGGCCGCCGGCGCGGCGCTCGCCACGCTCACGGGTTACCTGTACGTGTGCCGCGTGTATCCGAACATCGACGGCTTCCCGCTGCTGTGCGCGGCGCTCGCGCCCGTGCTCGCGGCGGGCGCGTATCTCGCGACGCGTCCGGGCAAGTCCGGCTACGGGATCGGCTTCGTCGTGTTCTTCTGCCTGCTCGCGGGGCCGGACAACGTGATCGTCTACGCGCCCGACGTGCTGATCAACAACGGGCTCGCGCTCGTCGTGTCGATGCTCGCCGCATCGATCGCGTTCGCGGTGGTGTTTCCCGCCGAGATGCCGTGGCTCACCGGCCGGATCGCGCGCGACCTGCGCCGGCAGATCGCGCTCGCGTGCGACGGCCCGCTGCAAGGGCTCGATCAGCGCTTTCAGTCGAGCTCGCACGATCTGATGTCGCAACTGCGCAATCTGCTGATGAAGCGCTCACGGCGGCATCGGGACGCGCTTCGCTGGATGCTCGCGACGCTCGAAATCGGCCACGCGGTGATCGATCTGCGGCGCGAGATGCAGGCGTTCACGGCCGCGCAACCCGCGCAGGCGCTGCGCTGGCGCGCGTTGATCGACGCGGTGCGCGAGGCGCTGCCGAGGCTGTTCGAGACGCCCGACGCGCACCGCCTCGCGCGTGCGCTGAAGTCGGTCAATCTCGCGATCCGCGCGGTCCGGCACACGCAGCACCTGTGGTACGCGGTGCCCGACGAGCGGCGCCGGATGCAGCGCATCGTCAGTTGCCTGCACTTCATCCGCAGCGCGCTGATCGATCAGGACGCGCCGTTCAATCGCGGCTCGCGCGCCCGCGAACGCGTGCGCGCAAGGCGCATGTGA
- a CDS encoding LysR family transcriptional regulator, whose product MDTLQNMRVFARVVEAGSFTAAAQSLNSTTGAMSRAVSELEARLRTRLMNRSTRRLALTPAGERYLLRCRQILADVDQAEEEASCAHERPAGVLRMHSFASIGQHYVLPALTAYRSQHPDVSIELTLSQRMPDLFDGSSDMAVVTASSLPDSELVSHLLGSTFSILCATPAYLRAHGAPRTPRDLARHACLTLRTPAFPTNEWLLEGPNGAEEIKVDGPVQTNTAESLAVAIRAGIGIGMLPLYAAIEDLRCGNLVRVLPAHRLQKMNVYALYPSRRFIDAKVRTWVEVLRFHMPKMIARDEAMLSAIVAEASDATQSAIAGALDVGLESAHALSH is encoded by the coding sequence ATGGATACGCTACAGAACATGCGGGTGTTCGCTCGCGTGGTGGAAGCGGGCAGCTTCACGGCGGCCGCGCAATCGCTGAACTCGACGACGGGCGCGATGTCGCGCGCGGTGTCCGAGCTCGAGGCACGGCTGCGCACGCGTTTGATGAATCGCTCGACGCGGCGCCTCGCGTTGACGCCCGCGGGCGAGCGCTATCTGCTGCGCTGCCGGCAGATTCTCGCGGACGTCGATCAGGCGGAGGAAGAGGCGAGCTGCGCGCACGAACGCCCGGCGGGCGTGCTGCGCATGCACAGCTTCGCGAGCATCGGCCAGCACTACGTGCTGCCGGCGCTCACCGCGTATCGCAGCCAGCATCCGGACGTGTCGATCGAGCTCACGCTGTCGCAGCGGATGCCCGATCTGTTCGACGGCTCGAGCGACATGGCGGTCGTGACCGCTTCATCGCTACCCGATTCCGAACTCGTATCGCATCTGCTCGGCTCGACGTTCAGCATTCTGTGCGCGACGCCCGCGTATCTGCGCGCGCACGGCGCGCCGCGCACGCCGCGCGATCTCGCGCGGCACGCATGCCTCACGCTGCGCACGCCGGCGTTCCCGACGAACGAATGGCTGCTCGAAGGGCCGAACGGCGCCGAGGAAATCAAGGTGGATGGCCCGGTGCAGACCAATACCGCCGAATCGCTCGCGGTGGCGATCCGCGCGGGCATCGGCATCGGCATGCTGCCGCTCTATGCGGCGATCGAGGACCTGCGCTGCGGCAACCTCGTGCGCGTGCTGCCCGCGCACCGGCTGCAGAAGATGAACGTCTACGCGCTCTATCCGTCGCGCCGCTTCATCGATGCGAAAGTGCGCACCTGGGTCGAAGTGCTGCGCTTTCACATGCCGAAGATGATCGCGCGCGACGAGGCGATGCTGTCGGCGATCGTCGCGGAAGCGTCCGACGCGACGCAAAGCGCGATTGCCGGGGCGCTCGACGTCGGGCTCGAATCGGCGCACGCGCTCAGTCACTGA
- a CDS encoding DUF4148 domain-containing protein — MKSIVVTAAAALVLAAPVVSFAQSPNGSLTRAQVIQELVDLESVGYQPSRGNDNTYPDDIQAAQRRLDAKRLATRKTAETAYGPAVAGTAQAGKPAAGAR, encoded by the coding sequence TTGAAATCGATCGTCGTCACCGCTGCCGCCGCGCTCGTGCTCGCCGCACCGGTCGTCTCGTTTGCCCAATCGCCGAACGGCTCGCTCACGCGCGCGCAAGTCATTCAGGAACTCGTCGATCTGGAATCCGTCGGCTATCAGCCGTCGCGCGGCAACGACAACACCTACCCCGACGACATTCAGGCCGCGCAGCGCCGACTCGACGCGAAGCGCCTCGCCACGCGCAAGACGGCCGAGACCGCATACGGCCCGGCTGTCGCGGGCACCGCGCAGGCGGGCAAGCCGGCGGCCGGCGCGCGATAG